A genomic stretch from Schistosoma haematobium chromosome 2, whole genome shotgun sequence includes:
- the IBA57_1 gene encoding Iron-sulfur clusters incorporation protein, variant 2 (EggNog:ENOG410VANT~COG:K): MVKHLKQYNLRGKVKIDADLSVYPWVAMPTSRHSNQLNNYKAWLPVNSPDISDQQQLIFFASDPRGISGWSGRILSTSSTNVTSIFPSCNTQPLDINLYHNARWELGLPEGIKELITSDTLPFEANADLSGGVSFSKGCYIGQELTARTHFTGVTRRRYVPIKIVSKGNIDVLKTSNSVNHLYNAPIYQMDKNDKTYELSKLKLIGWIRNVNMNNFIMINNNDHNENDLNIDNELISGIALIRLTDINEQQYKLVVNIPIHTDCDHNNTNNVIQLDIIPYIPSWWPENIAPTIKRITCT, encoded by the exons ATGGTTAAACACTTAAAGCAATATAATTTACGTGGGAAA GTTAAGATAGACGCCGATTTATCAGTGTATCCTTGGGTCGCTATGCCGACATCAAGACACTCGAATCAACTGAATAATTATAAAGCATGGTTACCAGTGAATTCACCTGATATTAGTGATCAACAACAGTTGATATTTTTCGCTTCAGATCCTAGGGGTATATCTGGTTGGTCTGGACGCATACTGTCAACATCTAGTACAAATg TCACTAGTATTTTCCCATCATGCAATACACAACCACTTGATATAAACCTGTATCATAATGCACGTTGGGAATTGGGCTTACCAGAAGGTATTAAGGAATTAATTACAAGTGATACACTACCGTTCGAAGCGAATGCTGATTTATCCGGTGGAGTTAGCTTTTCCAAAGGATGTTATATTGGTCAGGAGTTGACAGCACGGACACACTTTACTGGAGTTACTCGGCGAAGATATGTGCCGATTAAAATAGTGTCGAAGGGGAATATTGATGTTTTAAAAACATCAAATAGTGTCAA TCATTTATACAATGCACCAATTTATCAAATGGATAAAAATGATAAAACATATGaattatcaaaattaaaattaattggatggattagaaatgtaaatatgaataattttattatgataaataataatgatcataatgagAATGATTTAAATATTGATAATGAATTAATCAGTGGTATAGCATTGATACGTTTAACTGATATCAATGAACAACAATATAAACTAGTAGTAAATATCCCGATTCATACTGATTgtgatcataataatactaataatgtaaTACAATTAGATATTATTCCATATATACCATCATGGTGGCCTGAGAATATAGCGCCAACAATTAAACGAATTACATGTACATAA
- the IBA57_1 gene encoding Iron-sulfur clusters incorporation protein (EggNog:ENOG410VANT~COG:K~BUSCO:EOG091G0JGU) → MIVFGNSIRVSHLTFLPKRFLSISQLKERSLICVHGTSADEFLQGLITNDIKSINQPNSFMYSLFLNSKGRVLTDAFIYHTNRLSTNQSDYLVEVDVSCVPDMVKHLKQYNLRGKVKIDADLSVYPWVAMPTSRHSNQLNNYKAWLPVNSPDISDQQQLIFFASDPRGISGWSGRILSTSSTNVTSIFPSCNTQPLDINLYHNARWELGLPEGIKELITSDTLPFEANADLSGGVSFSKGCYIGQELTARTHFTGVTRRRYVPIKIVSKGNIDVLKTSNSVNHLYNAPIYQMDKNDKTYELSKLKLIGWIRNVNMNNFIMINNNDHNENDLNIDNELISGIALIRLTDINEQQYKLVVNIPIHTDCDHNNTNNVIQLDIIPYIPSWWPENIAPTIKRITCT, encoded by the exons ATGATCGTATTTGGAAATTCCATTCGTGTCAGTCATCTTACTTTTCTTCCTAAACGTTTTCTGAGTATAAGTCAATTAAAAGAAAGAAGTCTTATATGCGTTCATGGCACATCAGCCGATGAGTTTCTACAAGGACTTATAACAAATGATATCAAATCTATAAATCAACCTAATTCATTCATGTATTCATTGTTTCTCAATTCGAAG GGTAGAGTTCTAACTGATGCATTTATCTATCATACTAATCGTTTATCGACTAATCAGTCTGATTATCTTGTTGAAGTTGACGTCAGTTGCGTACCTGATATGGTTAAACACTTAAAGCAATATAATTTACGTGGGAAA GTTAAGATAGACGCCGATTTATCAGTGTATCCTTGGGTCGCTATGCCGACATCAAGACACTCGAATCAACTGAATAATTATAAAGCATGGTTACCAGTGAATTCACCTGATATTAGTGATCAACAACAGTTGATATTTTTCGCTTCAGATCCTAGGGGTATATCTGGTTGGTCTGGACGCATACTGTCAACATCTAGTACAAATg TCACTAGTATTTTCCCATCATGCAATACACAACCACTTGATATAAACCTGTATCATAATGCACGTTGGGAATTGGGCTTACCAGAAGGTATTAAGGAATTAATTACAAGTGATACACTACCGTTCGAAGCGAATGCTGATTTATCCGGTGGAGTTAGCTTTTCCAAAGGATGTTATATTGGTCAGGAGTTGACAGCACGGACACACTTTACTGGAGTTACTCGGCGAAGATATGTGCCGATTAAAATAGTGTCGAAGGGGAATATTGATGTTTTAAAAACATCAAATAGTGTCAA TCATTTATACAATGCACCAATTTATCAAATGGATAAAAATGATAAAACATATGaattatcaaaattaaaattaattggatggattagaaatgtaaatatgaataattttattatgataaataataatgatcataatgagAATGATTTAAATATTGATAATGAATTAATCAGTGGTATAGCATTGATACGTTTAACTGATATCAATGAACAACAATATAAACTAGTAGTAAATATCCCGATTCATACTGATTgtgatcataataatactaataatgtaaTACAATTAGATATTATTCCATATATACCATCATGGTGGCCTGAGAATATAGCGCCAACAATTAAACGAATTACATGTACATAA